One Burkholderia pyrrocinia DNA segment encodes these proteins:
- a CDS encoding DUF2471 family protein yields MTEEQDLAALSFKAAAHDLELIVRHIAGRYIRQRVPLTWRLLHAIEAEALADLGFASRHDAGMRQLFERPSDMTFPETDDPIDFGRSNALPAVFSFAVLAYEAAATSHDAVPRERAHRLSKAWGD; encoded by the coding sequence ATGACAGAAGAACAAGATTTGGCCGCGCTCAGCTTCAAGGCTGCCGCGCACGACCTCGAGCTGATCGTTCGCCATATTGCCGGGCGCTATATCCGTCAGCGCGTCCCGCTGACGTGGCGCCTGCTGCACGCGATCGAAGCCGAGGCGCTCGCCGATCTCGGCTTTGCCAGCCGGCACGACGCCGGCATGCGTCAATTGTTCGAACGGCCGTCGGACATGACGTTTCCCGAAACGGACGATCCGATCGACTTCGGGCGCTCGAATGCGCTGCCCGCCGTCTTTTCGTTCGCGGTTCTGGCCTACGAAGCGGCGGCAACGTCGCATGACGCGGTGCCCCGCGAGCGCGCTCATCGCCTGTCCAAGGCGTGGGGCGACTGA
- a CDS encoding glycine C-acetyltransferase: protein MRDAFLAQVRGTLDQIRADGFYKTEREIASPQAAAVRLAGGAGVLNFCANNYLGLANDPRLIDAAKAGLDQDGFGMASVRFICGTQTVHKQLESALAAFLGTEDSILYSSCFDANGGLFETLLDENDAVISDELNHASIIDGIRLCKAKRFRYRNNDLSDLEAKLKEADAAGARHKLIATDGVFSMDGIIADLKGICDLADHYGALVMVDDSHAVGFIGANGRGTPEHCGVEGRVDIITGTLGKALGGASGGYVAARREVVELLRQRSRPYLFSNTLTPSIAAASLKVLELLGSDEGAKLRERVRENGVRFREQMTEAGFTLVPGAHPIIPVMLGDAQLATNMADKLLGEGVYVIGFSFPVVPRGRARIRTQMSAAHTPEQIDQTVAAFVRVGKSLGIV, encoded by the coding sequence ATGCGTGATGCCTTTCTCGCCCAGGTACGCGGGACGCTCGACCAGATCCGCGCGGACGGTTTTTACAAGACCGAGCGCGAGATCGCGAGTCCCCAGGCGGCGGCCGTGCGGCTCGCCGGCGGTGCCGGCGTGCTCAATTTCTGCGCGAACAACTATCTGGGTCTGGCGAACGATCCGCGCCTGATCGATGCGGCGAAGGCCGGCCTCGACCAGGACGGCTTCGGCATGGCATCGGTGCGTTTCATCTGCGGCACGCAAACCGTGCACAAGCAACTGGAAAGCGCGCTGGCCGCGTTTCTCGGCACCGAGGACAGCATCCTCTACTCGAGCTGCTTCGATGCGAACGGCGGGCTGTTCGAGACGCTGCTCGACGAGAACGACGCGGTGATCAGCGACGAGCTGAACCACGCGAGCATCATCGACGGCATCCGCCTGTGCAAGGCGAAGCGCTTTCGCTACCGGAACAACGACCTGTCCGACCTCGAGGCGAAGCTCAAGGAAGCCGATGCAGCGGGCGCACGCCACAAGCTGATCGCGACCGACGGCGTGTTCTCGATGGACGGCATCATCGCCGACCTGAAAGGCATCTGCGATCTCGCCGATCATTACGGCGCGCTCGTGATGGTCGACGATTCGCACGCGGTCGGCTTCATCGGCGCGAACGGTCGCGGCACGCCCGAGCACTGCGGCGTCGAAGGCCGCGTCGACATCATCACGGGCACGCTCGGCAAGGCGCTCGGCGGCGCATCGGGCGGCTACGTCGCCGCGCGCCGCGAGGTCGTCGAACTGCTGCGCCAGCGCTCGCGCCCGTACCTGTTCTCGAACACGCTCACGCCGAGCATTGCCGCGGCATCGCTGAAGGTGCTGGAGCTGCTCGGCAGCGACGAAGGCGCGAAGCTGCGCGAGCGCGTGCGCGAGAACGGCGTGCGTTTCCGCGAGCAGATGACCGAAGCGGGCTTCACGCTCGTGCCCGGCGCGCATCCGATCATCCCGGTGATGCTCGGCGACGCGCAGCTCGCGACGAACATGGCCGACAAGCTGCTCGGCGAAGGCGTCTACGTGATCGGCTTCTCGTTCCCCGTCGTGCCGCGCGGCCGCGCGCGCATCCGCACGCAGATGAGCGCCGCGCATACGCCCGAGCAGATCGACCAGACGGTCGCCGCGTTCGTGCGCGTCGGCAAGTCGCTCGGCATCGTTTGA
- a CDS encoding tyrosine-type recombinase/integrase, protein MSLPASPDTPARPEEKDLFDRGASDWIVSPEAAFDAWLAMQDYRRSSADVYRAQWGAFLTWMRAQQKNLATVDTPTIANFVGELPIRKTQRMRYLRLIERVLDHIRRTEYASTNPARFIAQDGEANWRKARDNEPTGFLTPAERATLLAYLFSPIGVSGSAYWKERRDRALVAAFLGAGIKTGEARALTISCINMSGTSLQIQSAHPNYARETHLASFAIALLEAWLTERKRQEIPGELVFPASHAGRPMHKATMLRAIDAIVESAGLTSSRTARASPQTLRNTYAAELFENDVPPERVGKWLGFMRPISSNRLHRAWKNWRDGLADSNGDASDGDETH, encoded by the coding sequence ATGTCCCTTCCCGCCTCTCCCGACACCCCGGCCCGCCCGGAAGAGAAGGATCTGTTCGACCGCGGCGCATCCGACTGGATCGTGTCGCCCGAAGCCGCATTCGACGCGTGGCTGGCCATGCAGGACTATCGCCGCTCGTCGGCCGACGTCTATCGCGCGCAATGGGGCGCGTTTCTCACGTGGATGCGCGCGCAGCAGAAAAACCTGGCAACGGTCGATACGCCAACGATCGCAAACTTCGTCGGCGAGTTACCGATCCGGAAAACGCAGCGCATGCGCTATCTGCGGCTGATCGAACGTGTGCTCGACCACATCCGGCGCACCGAGTACGCGTCGACCAACCCGGCCCGTTTCATTGCTCAGGATGGCGAAGCGAACTGGCGCAAGGCGCGCGACAACGAGCCGACCGGTTTCCTCACGCCGGCCGAACGCGCGACGTTGCTCGCGTATCTGTTTTCGCCGATCGGCGTATCCGGTTCGGCGTACTGGAAAGAGCGGCGCGACCGCGCACTCGTGGCCGCGTTTCTCGGCGCCGGCATTAAAACCGGCGAAGCGCGTGCGCTTACGATTAGTTGCATCAATATGAGCGGAACGTCGCTGCAGATCCAGTCGGCGCACCCGAATTACGCGCGCGAAACCCATCTCGCCTCATTCGCGATCGCGCTGCTCGAAGCGTGGCTCACGGAACGCAAGCGCCAGGAAATCCCAGGCGAGCTCGTGTTCCCGGCATCGCATGCCGGGCGGCCGATGCACAAGGCGACGATGCTGCGCGCGATCGACGCGATCGTCGAATCGGCCGGGCTCACGTCGTCGCGCACCGCGCGCGCGAGCCCGCAGACGCTGCGCAATACCTATGCGGCCGAACTGTTCGAAAACGACGTGCCGCCCGAGCGGGTCGGCAAATGGCTGGGCTTCATGCGGCCGATCTCGTCGAACCGCCTGCATCGCGCATGGAAAAACTGGCGCGATGGTCTGGCCGACAGCAACGGTGACGCATCCGACGGCGACGAAACTCACTGA
- a CDS encoding helix-turn-helix domain-containing protein produces MASSSGSRRTPAGAAPPPPAATPPRVGEQIQRLRNERKLTLDDLSRAAGVSKSMLSEIERDKANPTIAVAWRLTNALGITLDELFSQPKAPETIRVDGPHDIPTLAGHDGRYQLRVWGPIDLAGKFEWYELTLPGGGALVSNAHEPGTREHLTVLQGAMEIEAAAASRRLKAGDTARYPADEPHAIRNPGKAEARALLIVIHR; encoded by the coding sequence ATGGCAAGTTCCTCCGGATCGCGGCGCACGCCTGCCGGCGCCGCACCGCCGCCGCCGGCCGCCACGCCGCCGCGTGTCGGCGAGCAGATCCAGCGGCTGCGCAACGAGCGCAAGCTGACACTCGACGACCTGTCGCGCGCGGCCGGCGTATCGAAATCGATGCTCTCCGAGATCGAACGCGACAAGGCCAACCCGACGATCGCCGTCGCCTGGCGGCTGACGAACGCGCTCGGCATCACGCTCGACGAACTGTTCTCGCAGCCGAAGGCGCCGGAGACGATTCGTGTGGACGGCCCGCACGACATTCCGACGCTCGCCGGCCACGACGGCCGGTACCAGCTTCGTGTATGGGGCCCGATCGACCTCGCCGGCAAGTTCGAGTGGTACGAGCTGACGCTGCCGGGTGGCGGCGCACTCGTTTCGAACGCGCACGAACCCGGCACGCGCGAGCACCTCACCGTGTTGCAGGGTGCGATGGAGATCGAAGCCGCTGCGGCCAGCCGGCGCCTGAAGGCCGGCGACACCGCACGCTACCCGGCCGACGAGCCGCATGCGATCCGCAATCCCGGCAAGGCCGAAGCGCGGGCACTGCTGATCGTGATACACCGCTGA
- a CDS encoding DNA-binding protein, with protein sequence MTLDEMRQVIRDELESLRASGARRQELSLHACKRLFFDLGIRPSAANVRDLTQTGSASDIPKDIDHFWERIRSASKIRLDGAAIPKAVEEKAGALLGALYEEALKAARDSLDGDREQVRAGVADAEQRLRDATVRHETLESALARGEVRNEQLQARVTELEVQLASQTTHGSASEATLLTTVARLEKELAAAAGRVDAEQAQNATLRDRIDALQAELQQRTEHYAQQIKDAVAEAERRVKPMLVELDSLRSMASTYQSGLRDVQRKEFDFLQQLSSAKARADRLEEQLRSQSDELERATRDVSSLRASRGMNPEIVALIRRLADAGQLDAEAFAAIGTSLDQEIPVPAQCPRCDGEPELSHGEEGFEVACPDCEHASGAWPSRFEAVAHFTHT encoded by the coding sequence GACCCTGGACGAGATGCGCCAAGTCATTCGGGACGAACTGGAATCGCTGCGTGCAAGCGGTGCGCGGCGCCAGGAATTGTCATTGCACGCGTGCAAGCGCCTGTTCTTCGATCTTGGCATCCGGCCGTCGGCCGCCAACGTCCGCGATCTCACCCAAACCGGCAGCGCCAGCGACATCCCGAAAGACATCGATCATTTCTGGGAGCGCATCCGTTCCGCGTCCAAGATCAGGCTCGACGGTGCGGCAATTCCGAAAGCCGTCGAGGAAAAGGCCGGTGCGCTGCTCGGCGCACTCTATGAAGAAGCGTTGAAAGCGGCGCGCGACAGTCTCGATGGCGACCGCGAGCAGGTTCGCGCTGGCGTTGCCGACGCCGAACAGCGGTTGCGCGATGCAACCGTCCGTCATGAGACGCTCGAAAGCGCGCTCGCCCGCGGTGAAGTCCGAAACGAGCAATTGCAGGCGCGCGTGACCGAACTCGAGGTTCAGCTCGCGTCGCAGACGACGCACGGTTCGGCAAGCGAAGCCACGTTGCTCACCACCGTCGCCCGACTGGAGAAGGAACTGGCCGCGGCGGCCGGCCGCGTCGACGCCGAGCAGGCGCAAAACGCCACGCTGCGCGACCGCATCGATGCGCTGCAAGCCGAATTGCAGCAGCGCACCGAGCACTACGCGCAGCAAATCAAGGACGCGGTGGCCGAAGCCGAACGCCGCGTCAAGCCGATGCTGGTCGAGCTGGACTCGCTGCGCAGCATGGCGTCGACCTACCAGAGCGGTTTGCGCGACGTCCAGCGCAAGGAATTCGATTTCCTTCAGCAACTGAGCTCGGCCAAGGCGCGCGCCGACCGGCTTGAAGAACAGTTGCGCAGCCAGAGTGATGAACTGGAACGGGCGACGCGCGATGTGAGTTCGCTGCGCGCGAGCCGCGGGATGAATCCGGAGATTGTCGCGCTGATCCGGCGCCTGGCCGATGCCGGGCAACTGGATGCGGAAGCGTTTGCCGCGATCGGCACCTCGCTGGATCAAGAGATTCCGGTGCCGGCTCAGTGCCCGCGTTGCGACGGCGAACCGGAGCTGTCGCACGGCGAGGAGGGTTTTGAAGTGGCGTGCCCGGATTGCGAGCACGCTTCGGGCGCATGGCCGTCCCGATTCGAAGCCGTCGCGCACTTTACGCATACCTGA
- the tdh gene encoding L-threonine 3-dehydrogenase: MKALAKLERGPGLTLTRVKRPEVGHNDVLIKIRRTAICGTDIHIWKWDDWAQKTIPVPMHVGHEYVGEIVEMGQEVRGFAIGDRVSGEGHITCGFCRNCRAGRRHLCRNTVGVGVNREGAFAEYLAIPAFNAFKIPPEISDDLASIFDPFGNATHTALSFNLVGEDVLITGAGPIGIMAVAIAKHVGARNVVITDINDYRLELARKMGATRAVNVARESLRDVMADLHMTEGFDVGLEMSGVPSAFTSMLEAMNHGGKVALLGIPPAQTAIDWNQVIFKGLEIKGIYGREMFETWYKMVAMLQSGLDLSPIITHRFAADDYEQGFAAMLSGESGKVILDWTA; this comes from the coding sequence ATGAAAGCACTGGCAAAGCTCGAACGCGGCCCCGGCCTCACGCTCACGCGCGTGAAGCGTCCCGAAGTCGGCCACAACGACGTGCTGATCAAGATCCGCCGTACGGCGATCTGCGGCACCGACATCCATATCTGGAAGTGGGACGACTGGGCGCAGAAGACGATCCCCGTGCCGATGCACGTCGGTCACGAATATGTCGGCGAGATCGTCGAGATGGGGCAGGAAGTGCGCGGCTTCGCGATCGGCGATCGCGTGTCCGGCGAAGGCCACATCACGTGCGGCTTCTGTCGCAACTGTCGCGCGGGGCGCCGGCATCTGTGCCGCAATACGGTCGGCGTCGGCGTGAACCGCGAAGGTGCGTTCGCCGAGTACCTGGCGATCCCGGCGTTCAACGCATTCAAGATCCCGCCCGAGATCTCCGACGACCTCGCGTCGATCTTCGATCCGTTCGGCAACGCGACGCACACGGCGCTGTCGTTCAACCTCGTCGGCGAGGACGTCCTGATCACCGGCGCGGGCCCGATCGGCATCATGGCCGTCGCGATCGCGAAGCACGTCGGCGCGCGCAACGTCGTCATCACCGACATCAACGACTACCGGCTGGAACTCGCGCGCAAGATGGGCGCGACGCGCGCGGTCAACGTCGCACGCGAGTCGCTGCGCGACGTGATGGCCGACCTGCACATGACCGAAGGCTTCGACGTCGGTCTCGAGATGTCGGGCGTGCCGAGCGCGTTCACGAGCATGCTCGAGGCGATGAACCACGGCGGCAAGGTCGCGCTGCTCGGCATTCCGCCCGCGCAGACGGCGATCGACTGGAACCAGGTGATCTTCAAGGGGCTCGAGATCAAGGGCATCTACGGCCGCGAGATGTTCGAGACCTGGTACAAGATGGTCGCGATGCTGCAGAGCGGCCTCGACCTGTCGCCGATCATCACGCATCGCTTTGCGGCCGACGATTACGAGCAAGGTTTCGCCGCGATGCTGTCCGGCGAAAGCGGCAAGGTGATTCTCGACTGGACGGCCTGA